The Nomia melanderi isolate GNS246 chromosome 3, iyNomMela1, whole genome shotgun sequence genomic interval CAATTAACTTTAATGTTTTAATCATTCCCATTTGATTCTTCAGTAAAAGTTCAGGAGGTTCCAAAACAGGATCTACAGAATAACCAAACgaataatcataatcataatggGGAGATAGATGAAGAAGTTCTAATCGCGAACCGTTTAAAATTGGCTCAGAAACTGAGCGgtcaaaaaaagaaagttgataAGCAGTAGGTTTTCTAcagtagaaattaataaaatccgcGGTATTTTCAAAGTTAAAGCAATGGCAATTTACATTTTGTAGGAAGAGCCCTAAACCGGAGAAGGCTGGCAAGAAACCTCGTGTGTGGGAATTAGGTGGGACCACCAAGGACCTAGCTATCTTAGAACGCACCAAAGATAAGCCAGAAGAAAGCGGAGATTACGTTGCAGCTGATACAACAGTAATCCAATGCTTtccaatattccaatatttttattcgagcaCCTGTTACTTTCGCACCTCACACACTATTTCGTATCGGTTTGTAGTTAGTGGGACGGATGAAGGGTGGTATTCGCGACTTAGAAGTAGAAAGCGAATCGGAGGACGAATCCGACCAGGAAATTGTGAATTCCAAACCGCAAGTACAAAAGAAATCTGGTAGTATGTTCTCCATGTTCAAGAGCTTGGTTGGCAATAAGAGCTTGAAACACGACGACATGGCCCCGGTTTTGGACAAGCTGAAGGATCACCTGATCTCGAAGAACGTAGCAGCTGATATCGCTCAAAAGTTGTGCAGCTCTGTTGGCGTGAAATTAGAGGGGAAGGTACTGGGTACGTTCGATAGTGTGGCGAGCACCATCAAAGCGAGCCTAACCGACGCACTAGTGCAAATATTGTCCCCGAAGAGGCGCGTCGACATTTTACGAGATGCGATGGAAGCTAAAAGAAATAAGAGACCATATGTGATGACCTTCTGTGGCGTTAACGGGGTAGGAAAGTCGACGAATCTTGCGAAGATCTGTTTCTGGCTGATCGAGAACAATTTCCGTGTTCTGATTGCTGCGTGCGACACTTTCAGGTACACCATGTCTTCTCTGCTTACCGCGACAACTAATggtgaaataaaattctgtaattGGTAATTGGATTTCAGAGCTGGCGCGGTTGAACAGCTGAGAACTCACACGCGCCATTTGAACGCTCTGCATCCGCCAGAGAAACACGGGAATCAAACTATGGTTCAACTCTATGAAAAAGGATACGGCAAAGACGCGGCTGGCATCGCAATGGAGGCGATTCGTTTCGCCAAAGACTCGAAGATTGACGTGGTCTTGGTGGACACTGCCGGCAGAATGCAAGACAATGAGCCGCTGATGAGAGCCTTAGCCAAGTTGATCAAAGTGAACGAGCCGGATTTGGTTCTTTTCGTCGGCGAAGCTCTTGTTGGGAACGAAGCTGTCGATCAATTAGTAAAATTCAATCAAGCGTTAGCTGATCATAGTCAATCTAACAATCCTCATATCATTGACGGGATCGTGTTGACTAAATTTGATACAATCGATGATAAGGTTAGGCACCATACGGAACGCTGAAGCCTCTTATCAATGATATCGTGATTCTGTAACTCGTTGACATTTATCGGCGGATACTTTGTTACAGGTTGGCGCGGCGATTTCTATGACGTACATTACCGGGCAACCAATCGTTTTCGTTGGCACCGGACAAACGTACACGGACCTGAAATCATTGAACGCGAAAGCTGTAGTACACGCCCTGATGAAATAATTGTTgattctattaataaaatattgaacttgATCATTCTGAGAGATTTTGTGGATTGTTATTGACAGATTCAGGATTGCGTACCATTTATTGCTACTATCATTATTatgaacattattattattaagacgATATACAGAAATTTAAAACATGCGATCATGTCGAGAGATTTATTGTTCTTGATGCCTTGGCGATTACACACTTCAATTGAAACTAAGAAACATTCGTACACTCATAGACACATCATACACGCGTAACAAAAGCTTGACGATCTGGCAAACTCCGTTGTGCAATTTCCAGATGCATTCGTACATTATATTACATCGAATCTGTTTatgttacaaattatttactgtataaatttatagaaagttttctaaaaaatataaataatgtcaaTAAAAACATTGTACAGAACTTTGTAGTCTGTTGCATGCTGCTTTCCCGGTAAACGATTACGTGTATTTGTCGATGTATGTATTGGTCTCAAGTGTTTTCGTTTTTAGACGTGTTGTTTCCTATATTATCGCCACCCCCGCTTGTTTGCCCCGGTGCTACCTGTTGATCGCGCGCATCTATTGGGCTGTCCTTCGCACGaagataaaatatattgcaCAATTCAACGAAAAATGGTATTGTATAACTGCCTGGCGAGTTGCAAAACATTTTATGAACAAAGAACAGACTTCCGCTTCTTATGCAGTTAATAAAAACATCTGCATTCAGATTGTAGCCATCGGCAACTGATCACCGGAGTTGTTTCCATCTTTGACTGTCGATTCGTGCGATGACTCTTCTTCTAGCTCCCAATGCGCCTCGTCGTCGAACTTCTGTTCTTCAGATATCGAGCCGCATACCGATAAACGCATTATTAAGCCTGTGAtgcaatttatattcattaactTCAAAGTGAAACTGAAAGCGCCTTCCGTTATTTATAATCGTTTATTGCCGTTTCAAAgaggattaaaataaaaaccgaACGGGAAAGCTACTAAATTGGAAATAAAGCTTCAATTAAGTTTCTGATACGATTACCTGTCACTAATCCTGATACAATCGCAATTCCCAGAGTAATCGCTAGTGCTAATAATTGATAACCAGCCTGTTGTGCCGCCGTTCTATTCTGACCAGGCCGTATACCATAATTGTCTCTCATCTCGGCTACCTTTGCGTCGGAGCTCGGCGCTCTCGCTGGAAAGATCTAGTCAAAGAACAGtaaaacaattaacaaaactaacaaatgcgAATTACAACTCATAACTAACCCTCTACACTCTATAGGTAACTCTCAGACTTTAATACAGTAGAatcataaagttcaatattcaatagAAAACTTCGTATACTCTGCCattaagtgaaatattaaaataaactaatttCCCTTACTTTACATGCCAATTACCTTTAAGTCAGTTTAAAAAGaacatctgtatctcatcgcaGAACTTCGAACATTTCTTTACAAAAACCTTAGAGTGCAATTGAACGGAATGAGAAATTCCAAATTCCGCGGACACGAAACGTCAATAAAAATGGCGGACACAGGGACAGGGGAAGGCCGAACCGGAAGGGCTCAGGTCTCGTGGACCGGAATAACAATCGCGAAATTTCTTGCGAACGGCGACTGAAATGTTCATTTCACGGTTAATAGATTAAGCAATTGTTGGTTTTTGCGAGCTTCGCCCTCGCGGACAAGTTCTCTGCCATTCAGCCCAGTTCGAAACTGAACTCGTGGGCCGCCGTGCCCTGCCGGTCCGGCATACTTAGCGAAGTATCCCTTACGAAGTTAATTACCCGAGCAGCCGGCCGATTAATCCCTGTAACGGCGCGGGAGGGCTGCCCGGTCCGTCGGAAGTTACGTACCTCGTAAAGGGAATAATCGTAAGAGGCTTCCGTGGCCAAGCCAGCCATCAGCGCGCCGAAAATGCCGGCCAGGACGCCCGGCATCCCGTGCAGGTTATGGACACCGCACGTGTCGTGTATGCGGAGATGCTTCTGTATCATCGGCTGGAACAAAAATTCGCGGCGGAGCCGCTCGAGGTTACGCGAGCAAAAAAATACTTCCTTCTTCCGGGCCGGTATTTGGGTCAGACGGGAGACCGTCGAGTCTAATCTAGAATAATGACAGCGGAGGGGAATTGAACGTAGTCGAAGCGTGGTCTGGAAGCTGAGGGTTGGTTGACTTTAGCCGCTTTTCTTCATCTTCAACGATTGAGAAGGCCAATGATTTTATTCGACTTTAGGAACTCCATAGTAGTGATTATCGGATACTAAGTAATTTTTAGGAATGTTTCTTTGGGAAAGATGATAGAAGTCAAATCTGAGGGATAGCTTTTCTAATTTTGTTGAGTTTCAAGTGATTGCTAGGGCATTTAGAGGATCTGTACGAGCTGAATCCGTTGAAGACTGTTTGGAAATTGGGCACAGGAAACATTTGTATCGCGAAGGATTATCTTCCATGTATATTTTGTCGAAACTCGCGCGATCTCGTGTTAGTTTAATTTCGCGTCTGTAATACAGTTCTTTTAGAGATATTGTTTCGCTCGAATAAAATTTTCCCCGAGCCCGCTTTATATCTCGCATTCCGCACACTGTAATATGGATTTCTCGAGCCTATATAAATTTATcgtacgaaataaaattttatttcccgtCGCACTAAAACTTTCGACAAGCTTATCTTGTCATGAATTATTGCTGCGAGCGGAAGTCCTCTTTTGAAAAGTTATCGCCGAAGTTACtggtaattaaaatttcgttcgCGTGGGAATAATTCGCGGGACACGAGCCGCGTGtaaattccaaataattactaataataacagACGTAAAATATACGACTGCCGTCCAGTCCGGATTTTTCACACGAACCCTTCGCGCGCACGTTTTTCTGATACCGGTGTATTTAGTGTTATGCTCCTCGGCGAGTGACCCTGCCGCGGGAAACGCTGATCTACGTGGACATTAAACCAACAGGAAAATAGCAGGCCAGGAAAATCTAAGTGGATGATACGCAACGGCGTTGAAACAACGActacttttatttttctgtttctgagCAGCCGCGGCTATCGCGGAAAATATCGTTATCGCGGGCGGCATCGATTTTTCGGCAGCAAAAAGAGTATCAGTCTCCACTACAGCAGAATAAATACGTGGATACACAGTTCGCTTTATTATTCTCTTATCAAAAAAATTCATCGCGAAGCTCGCATATCTAAATAATTGGAGCTCTTGAAAACAAAGTTGCACGCGAATTGTTATTGCTCACTGAAAAATACTCGACGCTTAAAAACAAAAGATTTTCCATGGAATACGAGAAGTGCATTGGAACGttcctttcgaaattttaacataCACTCGTTTCATAAcaatttatgaaacattaaatcCACATCTTAATTACTCGTTACTCTACTGTCTATTACAAAGCTTTtcaacattgaaattcaatCATATTCCAAAATCTTGATGCGACCTCAATAAACTCTATCCTTTAAAACACCACCTTCCACAATCATTCCAACAATTCGCTCAACGCCAAAATTCACTAAAGATCCTCCTATAACTCAAAGAACCCCATAAATGACCATTCACGATTACGTCAAGGTTGAAACGAAGCCGCAGGCTGAACCACCGGTATCCAATTTACAATTGAGAATTCCTCGTTGATGCTTAACGATCCATAAAAAAATCGATCGGATCTGGAAATTCAATCAAAGCACTGTATTAGCAATCGAAACGTTTCTCGcagtgccgcgccgcgccgtgagGAACGGGCTGGAACATAAAAGATGGAGGACGTTGGAGAGCGAGGGAAGGAGAGAAACGGAAAGAGAAAGCTTTCGAGTCGCGCGAGTGCCGGCTCGATAAGCGTCAACGGGTTCGTTAAACTTCGCGTTTTTCATTCCAGCCGTTTCTCTTATTTCACCGGTCGCCACTCGAACGGAACGACGCCTGCCTCCACCTCATTCGCTTTCGCCACCAGCCAGCCGCTTTTGTTCGAGAATCTATTTGCTTGAATCTTTTAACGATACCGCGAAGTGCCTCTTGGGCTCTCGCGGTTCCCGAAGAAATCCGGCGGTGTCTCCTGCCTCTGTATCGGCGCGCGAATCGCCGGAACGGAGGCTTTTCCCTCCGCCTTAATGGCGAATCGTTAATTAATGCGCTCGAACCGCACTCGATCCGCGGCGGCCGGGCCTCAGGGCGAAAGTTCCACGGCCGAAGAAGCGCGAACCGGAAAGAACAAAGTACATAAAGAATATGGAACCGCGGGGCTGAATGAATCGGCCGGACGATTAAAAGAACTTCCCGCGAAACTTTTTTCTAGGCGATCGtcgattcttatagagttcctttcATGAGTCAATAGGAAACGGTTTGGCGTAGCGAATGTAAGGGAGGAAGGTTTCACCTTTTGGACTGGACACCACTCTTGGTCACCGCTTGATTCCATACAGCATAATTATGAAGCTTTGTGTGTAATGTTAACTTTTGGTATTGAGAAGTCACTTCTAGAGCGACATGTTAAACGTAATATTGAAATCACTGAGTGATGGTTAAGTTTTGTGTAATGcaataatatatgtaatgttCAGATAAAATATCTgtgttttttcatttatataacgttttttgttagttttgaaggATGTGGTATATATCTCATGGGAAAgggttgagtatttctaatgaacatGATTCtagcgtaaagggttaatagagagAGACATTACATTTCGTGTAATGCGTGATATTTGGTTGTGTGGttattttcgaaaatgaaattaatgaattcaatATAGATATTCTTTCGTCTATGCAATAGACAATATCACgacttaaatattttacacgatTCTGTACTAGTAATGCCAAAAGAATATCTCCATTTCGATAACGAATATCCCACCACATATTTTCACTGGCAatctttaaaaagaaaacattgtatAAAAATGATCTTTCCACATAAAATTATGCGAAGCTTCCAAACGACAGACTATATACACTTCCCCCAACATAAAAACGAACTTCCGTTACCAGTACCTTTATGTGGTATCATAATTTGTAGAACATAAAATATCTGCCTCCAATAAAGCTACTACTCTCTCAACACTTGCTCGGCCCCAAGATCTCAAGCGAGAAGCTCTCGCTGCATGTTCCCTTCATTTTGCCAGTGACACGGCAGCACGGACGAAGGAAGCTTCGTCGGTGGTACGGTTACAAGAGTCCCCGGGAAATTGACAATGTAATTCCTGCGACCGAACCGGAATATTTGAGGACAGCGTGAACGGTATATCTGGCCTCAGTAATCATGTAGAGCGCATAACCGGGCGCGCGTGTTGACGAGTCCTGTGATCTATCCCGCGTTGCCTGAAATTTTTACGCTACCAAAGTGCCGGCGGAACTTCACGACGCCGCGCCACGTGGAATATAAATTTCCCGGGAAAGTAAGTAGATTCCGTCGATGGAACGACCGCGACGACCGTACACGACGGGACGTCGACGCACGGCGAACGATTATGAATCGCGCGTGAATGAAATTCTGTGACATCTTAACCTTCAACCCATTTGcaccattaaccctttacgctccTACAtcattttattcacaggtgtgctttgttaagatatttttaaagtaaattacattattatgttattttcgatattagtaagaagaatcgtttacactgttcTCTACAagctatctattttttaaaatacatttcaaataaaatatcgtaataagaGTTGTcgaggaaaaaatataaaacaaattcggagtgcaaaggattaacactaacGTATCGACACTGTTCCTATCGTAATTAGtgaaataactggctacaaaatgaagatgaacaaattagatgataaatttctcTTAGTGGAGACAAACAAGAGgaaggaaaatttgaaaaactaattaattgaacaatatacgaattgatataaaatcaaatgcacaaaaggaaacgcagaattttaaatccggtcatttggcCGATTtccggtatggttagtgttaaacgGAACAATCCGCACACAACTGTTACTTATCAGCAACAGCGAAATATTCTGCAGACAATTACATTTAGTTGTTTACGTGTTACTCGGCTATATCGGTCGGAGCAGATTAATTGCAATCGAAAGCTTGGAAGACTTTCAGTTGAGCGTCTCCGACGTATACAGTAAGCTTCATATGTAGAGCGAATATGCAGATGGGTTAAATATGGACGTGCGGTCTGACAGACCGCGGTGTTGTATCGGTTTCTGTTTTCCCGATCCCTGGTGCCTCCGCGGGGCTGTCGTTGTCAGTGGCTTTAGTTTTAATCATGCTAACGACGATGTAATATCTGTGTTAAATAGCTCTATGTAGcagtatttatgtttattatacacactattacattatacatagaaaatttcactggtttcaaagtTCAGGgtattttatatagaggtttGCGAGACCACACGTCCAtggcaatataaaaataaaatcacgcACATATTTGTaggagtaaaataattttaaacggcAATCGCGACTGTTAGGAGCGATCGGCGGTTAAACTTATAAACAGCAGTTATGCGTTTTTGCGTGCCCTCTCTTTTTGCCTGTCTCATGTTTTTGTAAATTGGTGATTCGGCGACAGCAACGGCGAGTGTCGCATATTCAGGATATCAACAAAAGGACAGGTGACCGACCTCAAGGCTGAGTGAGGGAGAAAGCGTTAGAAAATGAGTGTGATAGAATGTTAGTGCCATAACCCCTGCGTGTGTGAACGAATGTATGCGTGAGGACTGaccaaaataaaagaaacggaaCAAGTCAGGAGAGTTTCAGTTTTAAAGAGCCCGAtttaagaaagagaaagagcatTGTAACCGACTAAATAAAGTACTTAATCACCGCAATACGCTTAATTTTAGAAATCCCACATATTTAAAGGTTAATAGATATTTGATAACGGAACGGGAACACTGAGGCTAGATAGGTACTATTGGAAGATGACTTGATGTTTAAAGGAATAATAGGGGCAGGAGGTGTCTTggtttatggttttataattttgattggttactTGTAAACGTATTGAGGAATagtaaattttcaatcgaaaatattagaaattagaaaataggaaattgagtgagaaaaatgaaaaaaatgaatcagTCGAATTTCTTGGGCTAGATGTAAAATGATCTTGTAACAGTAAGTAGTGCACGGTAATTTTTCCCGTTACCGTGGAAGCGGTACGTTTTGCATGGAGCGTCCTCTCGTTTGGGCAAACGTTGCCAGCGTTTCGTAATGAGATCAAAGGATTACAGAAATGGCTGATCAAGTTTCACTTTAATAGTGGACAATAGAATTTCTATCGAGTTTTGTTCACGGTTGGTGGTTCCACGGGCCAACCGCTGCAAAGCGCATTGTTCGAATAACCATTACCATTGGCGATAGATTACGACGAAATTAACATTTCGTTTGCGTTTGTTTTATCGCCTGTGCTGCGTTTGCGGCGATTCGGATCGTGTTCCGCTCATTAGAACCGTTGTTTCGCGATTCTAAAATTTCCTCATTACCATCCGACAATTAAATCATTCTGTAGAACCTCGAATCACGgtcaaattaatttctgtacAGTTCCATCTTTATGGAAAATAGGAATTCCTCAAACTGCGAAGAAACTATtctagaaaatttataaatatttctacgaTCATCATAAATTCTCGATCCACTAATCATCTTCAAAATCATTCTATACATacactaaatataaaaaataagataGAATCCACGCATCAATAAAGGACGGGGAGCCTATCAAAATACTGCAGAACACGATATAATTTAACACGCGCAGGTCAATCGAACCAATTAAATGTGTTTAACGCGAAGCACGCAATAAAATAGACAGAGGAGATGGGTTACCGTGAGGTATTTGTATCCAAGCACGCTGAGCAGTCCTGCCAACGATCCCACGACCAAGGCGCCCACTGGTTCGCACATCATGCCTGTGTTTATACAGAAAATGACGTACCATTTAGCTGCCTTGCCACGTCTGCCACGGACCCCCGGCCCAATTAATTAATACCGCGTCGTACCTGCCGCGGTGCCGATGGCCACACCACCGGCGAGGGTCGAGTTCTGTATATGGACCATGTTGAATTTGCTGTCCTTCGAGACCAGGGCCGAAGCAGCGAACGCGATCACGCAGCTGGCCGAGATCGAGAGGAGGGTGTTCATAATGGCCCTCTGTTGGTCGTCTCCTTGCTGGCTCGCGCTGTTAAATGACGGCCAGAAGAGCCACAGGAACACCGTGCCTGTCGCAAACAAACTATTGCTATTTCCTCTTCAAACAGTGGCATACGTTGCCATTAATAGGGACATTTCTGGTTTTGGAATTAATTGGCGAAATTGCCCGTGGAATAATAGAGAAGAATCGAGGAAATGATTCGACTAGTATTATGGGAATATATCGAGGAGGGAAGAATTTGATTTGAGTTTAATGGTGTGATAATTATGATGAGGTAATCAGTTGAATGAATTCGGTATAAGGGAAACAGCGTTTTGTTCTTGAATTGCATTAAGTGATAATTATAGTGAATTCATAAACGAGATGAATTGAATTTAagaggaatattattttgtgcTATTAAGAGAGTTTATAATTTAATCTCTTGTTTTATTGAGtagttattgaaaaataaaatacctcAGCGAAATTGATCGCGAAATGAATCACAAGTTCAGGGGTCGAGGTAATACGATATTTCATTTCTCTGTTTAAtcgaaatataaagaaattagagCTTATGCAATCATTACggtagaataaaattaatactcGTGTTACCATCTAACACTGCGTCAAGTTGTACCAAATTAATCCGTGAAATCAATATTATACACTGTTATTAATACCTATAAATACCCCGCGGAATTCACACATTAATAATGTTCTCGATACTCTGCAACCGGGATAGTCGGAACTTCAACGCAATTTACTCGACTATTTATTTCCCCCGGAATCCTCTGTAACCCTtactaaattgaataaatttctgtcggcgattcaatattttaaagtgaaaacagaaaaacaggtatttctaaatattaacgCAGGTTAAAGTATTATACATTTACTCGCGCTGCTACGTGCTCCACGCGACAGTAACTTTCGCGAGTAACATACCCGCACCTGCGTCCGCTGGGAAGTAACACCTGCGAGTTATTATCTCGGAAATAGAAACTATGTAATATTCACTGTTTACGCGTTGAACTAAAAGTAGAGGATTTAAGATAATAAACTCTCCGGTGACCGGTCACGCGTACAATCGCGTTTTCGTGACCCAATGCTGCTGAACGGTCACGAGTTCACTCGTGTTTCCGAGCCATTCGAACAATATGAGACGTTTCGAACATGTTCTAGATCATATTCATCAGATAAAATcgttaaatcattttaatatcaaatGTCTATCTATGCTGAAAAAAATTTACCTTGTATTTaccaaagaaaattatacatttgTCTAATTTTAGAAACATTCACTACTACGTGTGTTTAGCTAACCGCATTTTAAAAATGGTATACAAATATCTAAATCTGAAATGAATTTGTAGTTGATGAACTCGACCTAACATATACGTAAATACAGCATGTGTATCGAAgtcgaaaaatgtttcatttcacaTTCGTTTGCAGAATAATGGCGGACTGCGCAGAAAAGTTTCCGAGCAAAACTACCGGTCAACAGGATATTAACACTTTAAAGGCGGACgcaatttttcacatttttaaacCTCCGCCGGCAATATGGACCACTGAGGGACTGTGGAAATTATCTCTTCATCACTTCAACAGGATTTTCAATGTTTATcgcaaaatgaaacgaaaattcgGTTAACGTATTGTACATTAAATTAGGATTTATAATAACTATCTCAAAATCCTTTCAGATTTCCACAAAATTCTCAACAGTAAAAGATCAAGACTGATCATAAAAAGTTCGTATTACTGGCTATGTTGGTGAAAAATCATACTGGCGGAGGATTAAATGTTTAGCGAGCGAATCCAGttattatacataattgtaCTGAGATTACAGTCTCCTTATCTAAAGTTTGTTCTTTCCCCGACTGTGATCACAGTCTCCCGTCTGCAAAGTGTTGATAACTTTAGCAATGCTAATTAGAGTTAAACAAACCGATCATCGCGAAGATGTCCGAATTATAGGACGGCCCTTCGAGGTGGTGTTCCTTCGGCTTCTCCTTCATCCCCATCACGAAGCTGACCGCTAGTCCGAAGTACGCGCCGAAAGCGTGGACGAACATACTGTCACCGGCGTCGACCGCCTATCGGAACAACAAGACGGAAAGTTTTCATTTCGTCTGTGCCGGAAACCGCGTCGTTCCACCTGTAAATCGATTCTCGCCATCGGGGAAGACAATAGCGAGCCGTCCTAA includes:
- the SrpRalpha gene encoding signal recognition particle receptor alpha isoform X1; protein product: MLDLFTIFSKGGIVLWCFQSTSQIFAPSVNALIRSVILQERTGNHSFEHDSLRLQYKLDNEFELVFVVAYQKILQLSYVDKFLNDIHLEFRDRFKNELERSQWFYNFEFQSNYENILALAEQWARTQAKIPKQMRTFDESQKSKKTVASMIERKDDKDNKKQGKRKKGLNTNKDDQIKVQEVPKQDLQNNQTNNHNHNGEIDEEVLIANRLKLAQKLSGQKKKVDKQKSPKPEKAGKKPRVWELGGTTKDLAILERTKDKPEESGDYVAADTTLVGRMKGGIRDLEVESESEDESDQEIVNSKPQVQKKSGSMFSMFKSLVGNKSLKHDDMAPVLDKLKDHLISKNVAADIAQKLCSSVGVKLEGKVLGTFDSVASTIKASLTDALVQILSPKRRVDILRDAMEAKRNKRPYVMTFCGVNGVGKSTNLAKICFWLIENNFRVLIAACDTFRAGAVEQLRTHTRHLNALHPPEKHGNQTMVQLYEKGYGKDAAGIAMEAIRFAKDSKIDVVLVDTAGRMQDNEPLMRALAKLIKVNEPDLVLFVGEALVGNEAVDQLVKFNQALADHSQSNNPHIIDGIVLTKFDTIDDKVGAAISMTYITGQPIVFVGTGQTYTDLKSLNAKAVVHALMK
- the SrpRalpha gene encoding signal recognition particle receptor alpha isoform X2 — translated: MLDLFTIFSKGGIVLWCFQSTSQIFAPSVNALIRSVILQERTGNHSFEHDSLRLQYKLDNEFELVFVVAYQKILQLSYVDKFLNDIHLEFRDRFKNELERSQWFYNFEFQSNYENILALAEQWARTQAKIPKQMRTFDESQKSKKTVASMIERKDDKDNKKQVKVQEVPKQDLQNNQTNNHNHNGEIDEEVLIANRLKLAQKLSGQKKKVDKQKSPKPEKAGKKPRVWELGGTTKDLAILERTKDKPEESGDYVAADTTLVGRMKGGIRDLEVESESEDESDQEIVNSKPQVQKKSGSMFSMFKSLVGNKSLKHDDMAPVLDKLKDHLISKNVAADIAQKLCSSVGVKLEGKVLGTFDSVASTIKASLTDALVQILSPKRRVDILRDAMEAKRNKRPYVMTFCGVNGVGKSTNLAKICFWLIENNFRVLIAACDTFRAGAVEQLRTHTRHLNALHPPEKHGNQTMVQLYEKGYGKDAAGIAMEAIRFAKDSKIDVVLVDTAGRMQDNEPLMRALAKLIKVNEPDLVLFVGEALVGNEAVDQLVKFNQALADHSQSNNPHIIDGIVLTKFDTIDDKVGAAISMTYITGQPIVFVGTGQTYTDLKSLNAKAVVHALMK